One segment of Panthera leo isolate Ple1 chromosome A3, P.leo_Ple1_pat1.1, whole genome shotgun sequence DNA contains the following:
- the LOC122214892 gene encoding antileukoproteinase-like gives MKPSSLITFTVLLALEILTPWTAEGTSTEKVKSGACPFRPHGLCLVYEPHECLNDWQCPKDQKCCPSICSNKCMDPVDPSEQVKVNPGRCPLVIGECKEPNPLDTCLNDGDCLTGLKCCKGPCGNSCVEPLKDTFSPLQQD, from the exons ATGAAACCGAGCAGCCTCATCACCTTCACGGTGCTCCTTGCCCTTGAAATCCTCACACCCTGGACTGCAGAAGGTACTAGCACAG AAAAAGTTAAGAGTGGAGCCTGCCCCTTCAGACCTCATGGCCTATGCCTTGTGTACGAGCCCCATGAATGCCTGAATGACTGGCAGTGTCCAAAGGATCAGAAATGCTGTCCCAGCATTTGCAGCAACAAATGCATGGATCCTGTAGACCCATCGGAGcaag TTAAGGTCAATCCTGGGAGGTGTCCACTGGTCATTGGCGAGTGTAAGGAGCCCAACCCCCTAGACACCTGCCTGAATGACGGTGACTGCCTGACCGGTCTGAAGTGCTGCAAGGGGCCATGTGGGAATTCATGTGTTGAGCCACTGAAAG ATACGTTCTCACCACTTCAACAAGATTAG